From Oenococcus sicerae, the proteins below share one genomic window:
- a CDS encoding ATP-binding cassette domain-containing protein, which translates to MQEKSQRSKKVRGISNSDKKAKGLAGKYDKVQNRLANAEKRMRITFNEHRDDIKPFSKMGLKVLDSGQKPRKLAMKVSFSGVKVNGKSLVIDPFQIKIRSGHVIALLGDNGAGKTTLLNDLAQKLSIKKVRVSYFHQNIKQDWDATSPLITQLIKKSGVSEEIILEVAGALGVNQQMANRSPNELSGGQLLKVQIVSCLISDFDVLILDEPTNYLDYDGVVALTKYIANNKSAFVVVSHDKQFVENITTDVVVIENRTVIDYLTLQDYFN; encoded by the coding sequence TTGCAAGAAAAATCCCAACGCTCAAAAAAAGTAAGAGGTATATCAAATTCGGACAAAAAAGCGAAAGGTTTGGCTGGTAAATATGATAAGGTGCAGAATCGACTAGCAAATGCAGAAAAAAGAATGCGCATCACATTCAATGAACATCGCGATGATATAAAACCCTTCTCCAAAATGGGATTAAAAGTCCTAGATTCCGGTCAAAAACCGAGAAAATTAGCCATGAAAGTGTCTTTTAGCGGTGTTAAGGTTAACGGCAAGAGTTTAGTTATTGACCCATTTCAAATCAAAATCCGTTCGGGCCATGTTATTGCATTGCTGGGCGATAATGGCGCTGGTAAAACGACACTCCTTAATGACTTAGCACAAAAATTATCAATAAAGAAGGTTCGCGTAAGTTATTTTCACCAAAATATCAAGCAAGATTGGGATGCTACAAGCCCTCTCATAACCCAGTTAATTAAGAAATCAGGAGTAAGTGAAGAAATAATTCTAGAAGTCGCTGGCGCATTAGGAGTTAATCAACAAATGGCCAATAGAAGTCCAAATGAATTAAGCGGAGGCCAATTATTAAAAGTACAAATAGTATCATGCTTGATTTCTGATTTCGATGTACTCATATTAGATGAACCAACAAATTATCTTGATTATGATGGTGTCGTTGCCCTAACTAAATATATTGCCAATAACAAATCGGCATTTGTCGTTGTATCACATGATAAACAGTTTGTTGAAAATATCACGACGGATGTTGTTGTTATTGAGAACAGAACAGTAATAGATTATTTGACATTACAGGATTACTTTAACTGA
- the dnaG gene encoding DNA primase, with product MANLIPKSTIEQVKDAVNIVDFIGKYVDLKKKGKYFWGLCPFEAENTPSFTVDEVGQRYKCYSCGRSGNVFDYISEKNGLSFPQAVVKAAESVGIKIDQKYTENAANHFNEKDQDLINLNTQAAEIFTHLLLNTDLSTEALKYLVETRKLDRATITEFQLGFLPSSWSLHDFFDEKKIPVEIQLASGIISQYDDGSFHDVFSNRIMFPLKDSYGNIVGFSGRTLDKANSAKYINSKETAVFKKSQLLYHFDVAKQAAKLSQHLILLEGYLDVIAAHKVGIDYGVASMGTSLTKDQLQLISRNSPTLTIAYDGDSAGQNATWRAIEEAKKFPHLQLEIVTIPDKKDPDEYLQAKGPAALKQIFEEDSTSINDFAFEYLKQNRNLENPANLSDYTNDLLKFLGSHSNPIANDLTLKKLSDQFGLSRSVLDQSLKQVTAPDQVQAEYHQNLEKASDPPTEVKARDPLSSQEAMIERKMIVSALYHETVFQEIEKQGKVIFHDPRNQLYYFLIKGYRGKHPGNQAIGDALMANMTADEKDNFNQLLTDQVDFYASDNIKAIDDYLWQLSSRIPFEKKIKQTKIEIQQAINLNQNDRIKELNVQLAKLMKEKAGNKRG from the coding sequence ATGGCAAATTTAATTCCAAAAAGCACAATTGAACAAGTTAAAGACGCAGTCAATATTGTTGATTTTATTGGCAAATATGTCGATCTAAAGAAAAAGGGCAAGTATTTTTGGGGACTATGTCCTTTTGAGGCTGAAAATACACCCAGTTTTACAGTTGACGAAGTCGGACAGCGTTACAAATGTTATTCATGCGGCCGCAGCGGCAATGTTTTTGATTATATTTCCGAAAAAAATGGCCTTTCTTTTCCCCAAGCTGTCGTAAAAGCTGCCGAAAGTGTTGGCATCAAAATTGATCAGAAATACACAGAGAATGCTGCTAATCATTTTAATGAAAAAGATCAAGATCTCATTAATTTGAACACCCAAGCCGCTGAGATTTTCACGCATTTATTATTGAATACTGATTTGTCGACTGAAGCTTTAAAGTACCTAGTGGAGACCAGAAAGCTTGATCGTGCAACGATTACAGAATTTCAGTTAGGCTTTTTGCCCAGCAGCTGGTCTTTACATGACTTTTTTGATGAAAAGAAAATCCCGGTTGAGATTCAGCTAGCTTCGGGTATCATCTCACAATATGATGATGGCAGTTTTCACGATGTCTTTTCCAACCGCATCATGTTTCCTTTAAAAGATTCTTATGGCAATATAGTTGGTTTTTCTGGACGGACCTTGGACAAGGCAAATTCAGCTAAGTATATCAATTCCAAAGAGACTGCTGTTTTCAAAAAATCACAACTTTTATATCATTTTGATGTCGCTAAACAAGCGGCAAAGCTCTCTCAGCATCTGATTCTACTTGAGGGCTACCTTGATGTGATAGCGGCTCATAAGGTCGGTATCGATTATGGTGTTGCTTCAATGGGCACGAGTTTGACAAAAGACCAATTGCAGTTGATTTCGCGAAATAGTCCAACATTGACGATTGCTTATGATGGCGATTCGGCTGGCCAGAATGCGACTTGGCGTGCAATTGAAGAAGCGAAAAAATTTCCTCACTTACAATTAGAAATTGTCACGATTCCAGATAAAAAAGATCCAGATGAGTATCTGCAGGCTAAGGGTCCAGCGGCTTTAAAACAAATATTTGAAGAGGACTCCACCTCGATCAATGATTTTGCTTTTGAATATTTAAAACAAAATCGCAATCTTGAAAATCCAGCAAATTTGAGTGATTATACAAATGATTTGCTTAAATTTCTCGGTAGCCATTCAAATCCGATCGCAAATGATCTGACTTTAAAAAAGCTTTCCGACCAGTTCGGCTTGAGCCGCTCTGTTTTGGATCAATCGTTAAAACAAGTCACTGCTCCTGATCAGGTACAAGCTGAGTATCACCAGAACTTAGAAAAAGCATCGGATCCGCCGACCGAAGTGAAGGCTCGTGATCCTTTAAGCAGCCAAGAAGCAATGATTGAAAGAAAAATGATCGTTTCTGCCCTCTATCATGAAACAGTTTTCCAAGAAATTGAGAAACAAGGGAAAGTAATTTTTCATGACCCGCGAAATCAACTTTATTATTTTCTAATTAAAGGATATCGCGGTAAGCATCCTGGCAATCAGGCAATTGGTGATGCCTTAATGGCCAATATGACAGCTGATGAAAAAGATAATTTTAATCAACTCTTAACGGACCAAGTCGATTTCTATGCAAGTGATAATATCAAAGCCATTGATGATTATTTGTGGCAGCTCAGTAGTCGAATTCCGTTTGAAAAAAAAATTAAACAAACCAAAATCGAAATTCAGCAAGCGATTAATTTGAATCAAAATGATCGTATCAAAGAACTAAATGTTCAATTAGCGAAGCTAATGAAAGAAAAGGCAGGTAACAAACGTGGCTAA
- the rpoD gene encoding RNA polymerase sigma factor RpoD, translated as MAKKIIVSNENTVAEIQAALEKVNVKFLKKDRKNELLNLAESYNRKIGGSDNSSDKAITIKTAKTVVKSRAKKPLRQKNSKKAEPIAADFDEKTYEKGLKAFIKKNKKTGHVVYDDLEEKIAKPFSLNADQIDKLIEKVEDAGISIVDENGNPSEKSLKVKSNTLSKEELAQASSAPKGVKINDPVRMYLKEIGRVSLLNADQEVTIAKRIEQGGPDGERARQELAEANLRLVVSIAKRYVGRGMHFLDLIQEGNMGLMKAVEKFDYTKGFKFSTYATWWIRQAITRAIADQARTIRIPVHMVETINKLIRIQRTLIQDLGRDPMPEEIGAEMELTADKIREIQKIAQEPVSLETPIGEEDDSHLGDFIEDNEGESPIESTSDQMLKDQLEEVLGTLTEREENVLRLRFGLEDGKTRTLEEVGRVFGVTRERIRQIEAKALRKLRHPSRSKQLKDFMEE; from the coding sequence GTGGCTAAAAAAATTATAGTTTCAAATGAAAATACTGTTGCTGAAATTCAGGCAGCTTTAGAAAAAGTAAATGTTAAATTTTTAAAGAAAGATCGTAAAAACGAACTTCTTAATTTGGCTGAGAGCTACAATCGAAAAATTGGCGGATCGGATAACAGCAGTGACAAAGCAATCACGATTAAAACAGCCAAAACAGTTGTCAAAAGCAGAGCTAAAAAACCACTAAGACAGAAAAACAGTAAAAAAGCTGAACCTATTGCGGCTGATTTTGATGAAAAAACTTATGAGAAGGGTCTTAAAGCATTCATCAAAAAGAATAAAAAAACTGGTCATGTTGTCTATGATGATTTGGAAGAAAAAATTGCCAAACCCTTTAGCTTGAATGCAGATCAAATTGACAAGTTGATCGAAAAAGTTGAAGATGCTGGTATTTCAATTGTTGACGAAAATGGTAATCCATCTGAAAAATCATTGAAAGTCAAGAGCAATACTTTAAGCAAAGAAGAGTTAGCACAGGCTTCTTCTGCACCTAAAGGAGTTAAAATCAATGATCCGGTTAGGATGTATTTAAAAGAAATTGGTCGTGTGTCACTGCTGAATGCTGATCAAGAGGTGACGATCGCCAAGCGTATTGAACAAGGCGGTCCTGATGGTGAACGTGCACGTCAGGAACTAGCTGAAGCCAACCTGCGTTTGGTCGTTTCGATCGCTAAACGTTACGTTGGTCGCGGCATGCATTTCTTGGATCTGATTCAAGAAGGCAATATGGGACTCATGAAAGCTGTCGAGAAATTTGATTATACAAAAGGTTTTAAGTTTTCGACTTATGCAACTTGGTGGATTCGTCAGGCTATTACACGTGCGATCGCCGACCAGGCGCGGACGATCAGAATTCCGGTGCATATGGTTGAGACGATCAACAAGTTGATCAGGATCCAACGTACTTTGATCCAAGACCTTGGTCGTGATCCGATGCCTGAAGAAATTGGCGCAGAAATGGAATTAACAGCTGACAAGATTCGTGAAATTCAAAAAATTGCCCAAGAACCAGTATCTTTGGAAACACCTATTGGTGAAGAAGATGATTCTCATTTGGGTGATTTCATTGAAGACAACGAAGGCGAGTCACCAATCGAATCTACTTCTGACCAAATGCTAAAAGATCAGTTAGAAGAGGTATTGGGTACTTTAACTGAGCGCGAGGAGAATGTTTTACGCTTGCGTTTTGGTCTGGAAGATGGCAAGACTCGGACTTTAGAAGAAGTGGGCCGTGTCTTTGGTGTAACACGTGAGCGTATCCGCCAAATTGAAGCCAAGGCACTGCGCAAACTTCGTCATCCAAGTCGTTCCAAGCAATTAAAAGACTTTATGGAGGAATGA
- a CDS encoding tRNA (adenine(22)-N(1))-methyltransferase gives MARLSDRLMAIYQLIDQDAIVIDVGTDHAAIPIALIESGKTAFVIASDVGKGPLIQAEEQIGLADLDDANRIDLRLGNGLSVANKADKIDTIVIAGMGGELIAKLLSQIPDFLNAAKLILQANNEQADVRRMIAQSNRLITDEQILLENGHFYEIIVATQTDKMIPLTTAELKFGPKLLQIKSELFRRKWQQELQRLNKIKKTLEQSSQRSTIRYDSVQTEIKEIEEVLK, from the coding sequence ATGGCAAGACTATCAGACCGATTAATGGCAATATATCAGCTGATCGATCAGGATGCAATTGTAATTGATGTTGGGACTGATCACGCTGCGATCCCAATTGCTTTAATAGAAAGTGGCAAAACCGCTTTCGTGATCGCTTCAGATGTTGGTAAAGGACCTTTAATTCAAGCAGAAGAACAAATTGGGTTAGCTGATCTAGACGATGCCAACCGAATCGACTTACGACTTGGCAATGGTTTATCAGTCGCAAATAAAGCGGATAAAATAGATACGATCGTGATCGCTGGCATGGGTGGCGAATTGATCGCCAAACTGTTATCGCAAATACCTGATTTTCTTAATGCTGCAAAATTGATTTTGCAGGCCAATAACGAACAAGCTGACGTGAGACGTATGATCGCACAAAGCAATCGGCTCATTACTGATGAGCAGATATTATTGGAAAACGGCCATTTTTACGAAATTATTGTCGCAACACAAACAGATAAAATGATTCCTTTGACTACTGCAGAACTCAAATTCGGACCCAAGTTGCTGCAAATAAAATCCGAACTCTTTCGACGAAAATGGCAGCAAGAACTTCAGCGCTTAAATAAAATCAAAAAAACACTTGAGCAGTCATCTCAAAGGTCCACAATACGATACGATAGTGTGCAAACAGAAATAAAGGAAATTGAGGAAGTACTTAAATGA
- the pepT gene encoding peptidase T: MKYEKLVDRFIAYAKVNTRSNETSTTIPSDPKEVAFLAKLASEIKELGFADVRTMKDGYLFARIPASKGKETVDPIGFIAHVDTADFNAENIQPEVHENYDGESVIKLNDDYNLDPAVFPNLHNYKGHTLITTDGTTLLGADDKAGVAEIITAMSYLLDHPQIQHGEIEIAFGPDEEIGVGADHFDTKNFAAKFAFTVDGSIKGELEWATFSASAAVIKAVGTQVHPSSGFGKLINPLIAIIDVFNLLPNERPENTKGDQGYYYLLNLDGDGDSAMANLIIRDFKRDGLAKRKQILADAVKKVNSAYPHLVLELSQHDQYYNMADILKDHMESVHLAEAAFKALSIEADEQPVRGGTDGSKITFLGLPTPNIFTGAENLHGRYEFASVQDMELATDVILKIIELHSK; this comes from the coding sequence ATGAAATATGAAAAATTAGTCGATCGTTTTATTGCTTACGCCAAAGTTAATACGCGCTCCAACGAAACTTCAACAACAATTCCTAGCGATCCCAAAGAAGTCGCTTTTCTAGCAAAACTTGCTAGCGAAATCAAAGAACTTGGTTTCGCTGATGTCCGTACCATGAAAGACGGCTATTTATTTGCTAGAATTCCAGCCAGTAAAGGCAAAGAAACTGTTGATCCAATCGGTTTTATTGCGCACGTGGATACTGCAGACTTCAATGCAGAAAACATTCAGCCCGAAGTGCATGAAAACTATGATGGTGAATCCGTTATCAAATTAAATGATGATTATAATTTGGATCCGGCTGTTTTCCCGAATTTGCATAATTACAAAGGACATACTTTAATCACAACTGATGGTACGACGTTACTTGGTGCTGATGATAAGGCTGGTGTGGCCGAAATCATTACGGCCATGTCTTATTTACTTGATCATCCGCAAATTCAACATGGCGAAATTGAAATTGCCTTTGGTCCAGATGAAGAAATCGGTGTTGGAGCTGATCATTTTGATACGAAAAATTTTGCTGCTAAATTCGCCTTTACAGTCGATGGTTCTATCAAAGGTGAATTAGAATGGGCAACTTTTTCTGCCTCAGCAGCTGTTATCAAGGCTGTTGGAACGCAAGTGCACCCCTCAAGTGGTTTTGGCAAATTAATCAATCCATTGATCGCAATTATTGATGTTTTCAACTTGCTGCCAAATGAACGACCAGAAAATACGAAGGGCGATCAAGGATATTATTATTTACTGAATCTCGATGGGGATGGTGACTCAGCCATGGCAAATCTTATTATTCGTGATTTTAAGCGAGATGGTTTAGCTAAGAGAAAACAGATTCTAGCGGATGCTGTAAAAAAAGTGAACTCGGCCTACCCACACCTGGTTTTGGAATTAAGTCAGCATGATCAGTATTACAATATGGCTGATATTCTAAAAGACCATATGGAATCAGTACATCTGGCAGAAGCGGCATTTAAGGCACTATCGATTGAAGCGGATGAGCAGCCTGTGCGTGGCGGCACAGATGGTTCTAAAATAACTTTTCTTGGTTTGCCAACGCCAAACATTTTTACAGGTGCTGAAAATCTGCATGGCCGCTATGAGTTCGCCTCAGTGCAGGATATGGAACTGGCAACAGATGTTATTTTAAAAATTATCGAGCTGCATTCAAAATAA
- a CDS encoding YjzD family protein: MKYIVVAFWSVVLGNVLGFIVGQLSQQIFNPLKVTIVWLIIGELAAILITHISQSANSDETKKTSEK, encoded by the coding sequence ATGAAATATATTGTTGTTGCTTTTTGGTCGGTTGTTTTAGGAAATGTGCTTGGATTTATCGTGGGTCAACTTTCTCAGCAAATTTTTAATCCTTTAAAAGTCACGATTGTGTGGCTGATCATTGGTGAACTTGCTGCCATCCTTATCACTCATATCTCTCAATCAGCTAACTCTGATGAGACAAAAAAAACTTCCGAGAAGTAA
- the dnaE gene encoding DNA polymerase III subunit alpha, with protein MSYTPLQVFSEYDLLKNPDSTEDLVLMLKKRSFKAAILANHDYLYGAEKFRQTAISAGIRPIIGLTISNTNHGEIIAVAKNYAGYQHLMIISSWLAFNQDKQLDLDTDNFDFSQLVLILQDNQEGKVQRVTTFSRKQLGYFPIDWVKENDAVVATALRHIDENRLDFTGQPELSGSYLKDEDFYSSALPAEILANNEHFIESISDDWPTSQRHLPIYPLPEKEENPELYLKKLVKLGLKNRFRKSEIPVFYQKRIDFELGIIFQLDLADYFLVVWDIINFARHQNIQLGAGRGSAVGSLVAYALYITTIDPLEYDLYFERFLNPKRVQLPDIDIDVPGNRRQEIVEYLQEKYSIDHFSQIGTFDTFKRRLAVRDSARIFASSEGSLKRFSSFMAQNNDALENADPDNLPDAISDLPHAAQIIGLAQSISGLPRHVGIHAAGIVLSPEKLVRYVPLNKISDVTVTQFDKDDVEAIGLVKFDLLRLTNLDMIADIRNLIKQHFQKEINLDKVPLDDEKVLTLFRNLQTNGIFQFESESAKSALKQVSVTSFADIVAVNALNRPGPSENIPNYAKGKADPTKIKLIDNSLQQILLPTYGVIIYQEQVMQIAQVYAGFTLGEADVFRAAIGHKNEEKLLAQHDAFIRGSIENGHETAQAEEIFSYIERFANYGFNKSHAVAYSKLAFEIAYLKAYFPMEFFSVLLNYDSKAVYLQDVKNAGIKLLGPDINHAEQAFISDDKAIYIGLNKVKGLNRQVADEILQERHANGLFSSLIDFLKRMAGSRLADSDIVQLAYAGALDHFGYTRQELVNNASSMITAMQFGGSLLNETKMASADEMPLLDRLNHEKETLGFAISGHPIDSLRKEIVEKGYTQIIDLKADQQVKMAVMIDSIRTTRDKNGNQMAFVSISDGTGESSLTVFAREYVQLASILKSGALIALIGRTQLRKDEINIIVNKIQRIGH; from the coding sequence ATGTCTTACACACCATTGCAAGTATTTAGCGAATACGATCTGTTGAAAAATCCTGACTCGACTGAGGATCTTGTTTTAATGCTGAAAAAAAGATCTTTTAAAGCTGCTATTTTGGCCAATCATGATTATCTGTACGGTGCTGAAAAATTTCGTCAGACTGCAATTTCTGCTGGAATTCGTCCAATTATCGGTTTAACGATTAGTAATACGAATCATGGAGAAATTATTGCGGTCGCGAAAAACTATGCCGGCTATCAGCATTTGATGATCATCAGCAGTTGGCTGGCATTTAACCAAGATAAGCAATTGGATCTGGACACTGATAACTTTGATTTTTCACAGCTTGTTCTCATTTTGCAAGATAATCAAGAAGGTAAAGTGCAGCGTGTTACCACATTTTCGAGAAAACAGCTCGGGTATTTTCCGATTGACTGGGTCAAAGAAAATGATGCTGTTGTTGCGACGGCCTTAAGGCACATTGATGAAAATAGACTCGATTTCACTGGTCAACCCGAATTATCTGGCAGTTATTTAAAAGACGAAGATTTTTACAGCTCTGCTTTACCTGCTGAAATACTAGCAAATAATGAACATTTCATCGAATCGATCAGTGACGACTGGCCAACAAGCCAAAGACATCTGCCAATTTACCCACTCCCTGAGAAAGAAGAGAATCCAGAACTTTATTTAAAAAAATTAGTCAAACTGGGTCTCAAAAATCGTTTTAGGAAATCAGAAATTCCTGTTTTCTATCAAAAAAGAATTGATTTTGAACTTGGCATTATTTTTCAGCTCGATTTAGCTGATTATTTTCTTGTGGTGTGGGATATTATTAATTTCGCCCGTCATCAAAATATCCAATTAGGTGCTGGACGGGGCTCAGCAGTTGGTTCGTTGGTTGCTTACGCGCTTTACATTACAACTATCGACCCGCTGGAATACGATCTTTATTTTGAACGTTTTTTGAATCCCAAACGTGTTCAGTTACCAGATATTGATATTGATGTGCCAGGAAATCGCCGGCAAGAAATCGTTGAGTATTTACAGGAAAAGTATTCAATTGATCATTTTTCTCAGATTGGCACTTTTGATACTTTTAAAAGGCGCTTAGCCGTTCGAGATAGTGCCCGAATCTTTGCCAGTAGCGAGGGCAGTTTGAAACGTTTTTCGAGTTTTATGGCGCAAAATAACGATGCTTTAGAAAATGCTGATCCTGATAATCTGCCTGATGCTATTTCTGATTTGCCACATGCAGCACAAATTATCGGACTGGCACAATCAATTTCAGGTTTGCCTCGGCATGTTGGTATTCATGCTGCTGGGATTGTTTTAAGCCCTGAAAAATTAGTTCGTTACGTTCCTTTGAATAAAATTTCCGATGTCACAGTCACACAATTTGATAAAGATGATGTTGAAGCGATCGGATTAGTTAAATTTGACTTGCTGCGACTGACAAACTTGGACATGATCGCTGATATCAGAAATTTGATCAAACAGCATTTTCAAAAAGAAATTAATTTAGATAAGGTACCGCTTGATGACGAAAAAGTTTTGACCTTATTCCGTAATCTACAAACGAACGGTATTTTTCAATTCGAATCCGAGTCTGCTAAAAGCGCTTTAAAACAAGTTTCTGTAACCAGTTTTGCTGATATTGTTGCCGTGAATGCTCTGAATCGACCTGGACCATCGGAAAATATTCCAAATTATGCCAAGGGCAAAGCTGATCCAACCAAAATTAAACTAATAGACAATAGCCTGCAACAAATTCTACTTCCAACCTATGGTGTCATTATTTATCAAGAACAGGTTATGCAGATCGCACAAGTTTATGCTGGTTTCACCCTTGGTGAAGCTGATGTTTTTCGAGCAGCGATTGGACACAAAAATGAAGAAAAATTATTGGCTCAGCATGATGCTTTTATCAGAGGTTCGATCGAAAATGGCCACGAAACAGCACAGGCTGAGGAAATTTTTTCTTATATTGAAAGATTCGCCAATTATGGTTTTAATAAAAGCCACGCTGTTGCATACAGCAAATTGGCTTTTGAAATCGCCTATCTCAAAGCTTATTTCCCAATGGAATTTTTTAGTGTTTTATTAAATTACGATAGTAAAGCTGTTTATTTACAAGACGTAAAAAACGCTGGTATCAAGCTTTTAGGACCGGATATCAATCATGCTGAACAAGCTTTTATCAGTGATGACAAGGCAATTTATATTGGATTGAATAAAGTAAAAGGACTAAATAGACAAGTTGCAGATGAAATTCTTCAAGAAAGACATGCTAATGGTTTATTCTCGAGCCTGATTGATTTTCTAAAGAGAATGGCTGGTAGTCGTTTGGCCGATAGCGACATCGTACAATTAGCATATGCTGGTGCCTTAGATCATTTTGGCTACACACGACAAGAATTAGTTAATAATGCTAGTTCGATGATTACTGCCATGCAGTTTGGCGGCAGTCTCCTAAATGAAACCAAAATGGCGTCAGCCGATGAGATGCCTTTACTAGATCGACTAAATCACGAAAAAGAGACTTTGGGTTTTGCAATTTCAGGTCATCCTATTGATAGTCTTAGAAAAGAAATTGTTGAAAAAGGGTATACACAAATCATTGATTTGAAGGCTGATCAACAGGTCAAGATGGCAGTTATGATCGATTCGATTCGAACAACAAGGGATAAAAATGGTAATCAAATGGCTTTTGTTTCTATCTCTGATGGAACCGGCGAGAGTTCGCTCACAGTTTTTGCGCGTGAATATGTACAATTAGCATCGATTTTGAAATCTGGTGCACTAATTGCCTTAATTGGTAGGACGCAGTTGAGAAAAGATGAAATAAATATTATTGTGAATAAAATACAACGGATCGGTCACTGA
- the pyk gene encoding pyruvate kinase → MKKTKIVSTLGPASNNLKIISALIKSGINVARFNFSHGDHDEHAARMGLVHEAEKKTGKLIGFMLDTKGAEIRTTVQDTPSGKIAFKKGDKLRISMNEKNKGTKEKIAVTYKGLYDDVKVGGKVLFDDGIIEMTVTAKDSKNKELLVEVDNDGVLGGRKGVNAPGVAINLPGITKKDKSDIEFGLEQGIDFIAASFVRKAQDVLDIRKLLKKHHQEDHVMIFPKIESQEGIDNFESIVAVSDGLMVPRGDMGVEIPYEEVPVIQKKMIRYMNRLGKPVITATQMLDSMIENPRATRAEINDVENAVWDGTDATMLSGESANGSWPVEAVATMATSDEYAENHVHDDGNRIDLRNEPKASDTEVLAQAAVDAAREAGAKVIVASTASGYTARLISKFRPDVPILAITYDELTARSLTINYAVYPVVKEAPETTDDMIELAKKTVHEHKIAKKGDTIVVTAGLPIKKPGTTNLIHVVKL, encoded by the coding sequence ATGAAAAAGACAAAGATTGTTTCCACTTTAGGTCCTGCATCCAACAACCTAAAAATTATTTCCGCATTGATCAAAAGCGGAATTAATGTTGCACGTTTTAATTTTAGTCATGGTGATCACGATGAGCATGCTGCTCGTATGGGACTGGTTCACGAAGCTGAAAAAAAGACTGGTAAATTAATTGGTTTTATGCTTGATACTAAAGGTGCTGAGATCCGGACAACGGTTCAAGACACGCCAAGTGGCAAAATTGCATTCAAGAAAGGCGATAAACTTCGCATTTCGATGAATGAAAAGAACAAGGGCACAAAAGAAAAGATTGCCGTCACTTATAAAGGACTCTATGATGACGTCAAAGTCGGCGGAAAAGTTTTGTTCGATGATGGCATTATTGAAATGACCGTCACTGCCAAAGATTCTAAAAACAAGGAACTACTTGTTGAAGTTGATAATGACGGCGTCCTTGGCGGCAGAAAAGGTGTCAATGCACCTGGTGTTGCTATTAATTTACCTGGTATTACAAAAAAGGACAAGTCAGACATTGAATTTGGTTTGGAACAAGGAATTGACTTCATAGCCGCTTCTTTTGTCCGTAAGGCCCAAGATGTTTTGGATATTCGTAAGCTCTTAAAGAAACATCATCAGGAAGACCATGTCATGATTTTCCCGAAAATCGAATCACAAGAGGGTATTGATAACTTCGAATCAATTGTTGCTGTCTCTGATGGATTGATGGTTCCTCGTGGTGATATGGGTGTTGAAATTCCGTATGAAGAAGTACCTGTTATCCAAAAGAAGATGATCCGTTATATGAATCGTTTAGGCAAACCAGTTATTACTGCCACACAAATGCTTGATTCGATGATCGAGAATCCTCGTGCAACTCGTGCAGAAATCAATGATGTTGAAAATGCTGTCTGGGACGGTACTGATGCAACGATGCTTTCCGGCGAATCAGCTAATGGAAGCTGGCCAGTCGAAGCTGTTGCTACTATGGCAACTTCAGATGAATACGCTGAAAATCACGTTCATGACGATGGTAATCGAATTGATTTACGAAACGAACCAAAAGCAAGCGACACGGAAGTATTAGCTCAAGCAGCCGTTGACGCTGCTCGTGAAGCTGGTGCTAAAGTGATCGTGGCTTCAACAGCCTCTGGTTATACGGCACGTTTGATATCTAAGTTCCGTCCCGATGTGCCTATTTTGGCAATTACCTATGATGAGTTAACGGCTCGTTCATTGACGATTAATTATGCCGTCTATCCAGTTGTTAAGGAAGCACCAGAAACGACTGATGATATGATTGAATTAGCAAAGAAAACGGTTCATGAGCATAAAATTGCTAAAAAAGGCGATACAATCGTGGTTACAGCTGGATTACCAATCAAAAAACCTGGTACGACTAACTTAATTCACGTTGTCAAGCTTTAA